TGTCGGGATATTTGGTATTGCGGGCGTGGCTGGTTCAGAAGTAGTAGGAGGAGTGGAAGCGTTTGAGTCTGTATCTGAGTCGCCACCACCGCAAGCAGGCAATACAATCACTACGGATGCAAGTAATCCAATAGGCAATAGCATGGATGAACGAATCTTTGAATACAGCGTTGACTGACGAGTCTTCATAGTACTTCCTAATAGTAGGATATAAGCTATCGATGAACAAAAAAGTAGATAAGTCTGAAGGGATCTTTGCTATAGCGGTTATAAAAATTGTCTTAAAAATGATTTATATCATATAACGATTTTTGCTACGATTGAATGACTTTTTACGCTTACGCGTTTGTCTCTAGTCCGCTTAGATGACCACTGATTGAATTGAGGACACCTCTTAATAAGGAAGAAAAATGCCTAACCAGAATCAGCAACACCCATCCTCTCAGCAAACCACGCCTCAATACAGTACTCAAAGAACACTTGGCATCATCGGTGGCATGAGCTGGGAGAGTACCGAAAGCTACTATCGCCTGATTAATGAAGGTGTCAAAGCCAAGCTGGGTGGATTGCATTCAGCAGATTTGCTCATACACAGTGTCGATTTTGGCCCTATCAATACGTTGCAAGAAACGGGAGAGTGGGAAGCACTGGGTTCGCTTATGGTGAGTAGCAGTAAACGCTTGCAAGCGGCGGGCGCGCAAGGAATCATGATCGCTTCTAACACCATGCACAAATTATTCGACGATGTACAATCAGCCACAGACCTACCATTGATCCATATTGCAGACGCCACTATCGATGCCATCAAAGCACAAAATCTCACTAAAATAGCGTTACTCGGCACGCAGTTTACGATGACCCAAGATTTTTATAAGCAGCGTTTGATTGATGCAGGGCTAGAAGTGGTGATACCTGCCGAGGACGAACGTGCCGAAGTACACCGTATTATAAAAAAAGAGCTGTGCGTCGGTGAGTTCAAAGACAGCTCACGGGCATATTATCGTCAAGTGGTTGAAGCTTTAGCGGCGCAAGGAGCAGAAGGTGTGATATTAGGCTGTACTGAGATTGGTCTACTCATCACTCAAGCAGACAGCCCAATCCCTGTGTTTGATACCACTGCAATACATGCCGCTGCTGCGGTAGATTTTTTATTGTCTGATATAGGGCTTTAGTATATGCAGCAATAAGTCGAGATTATAGACAGCTTACTCCTTATACCAATGAAAAAGAGTCATCAAGCTAAACGTATATATAGTCAGCTGAAAATGATACATCAATTTAAATACGCTACTGGAAGAAATTTTGCACAGCCTCTGTCGTTATAGGCTCTGGTATAGACACCGCACGCAAGTAACATTTCTTCCAGTAGCGCTATAACACTTTTAAAGCATCTTAACTATATATAAACCACGCTATTAGCCTTTATTACTCTTTATCATGCGGTGTCTATAAAGTCGTCTGCGAAGTCGTCGATGTAGCCTTGTGATACGGCGTAACGGGAGCAGCTTCCACACAGTCGTTGGTGCGATATCTCGGCACGACGCAGAGGTGCCACCATGCACGCGATAGCCTTCACTGCCTTGAGCAGCCTCTTCTGCGACCAGTTTTTTACCCTTGCGCCATCCGCCATGTACATATAGTCCTGCCCCCATCAGCGCGGTGGCTACCATGCCTGCTGGGAACGACAGCCACAGTGCGTCGTCCCCAAGGAGTGGGTAAAGCCCGAACGCAAATCCAAGGCGCACGGGGTACATCGAAATCGCCATAACGACCAATGGCCAAATCACATAGCCGTTCGCTCGCATGGTGCCAAACAGCACTTGCGCTATCCCAAAAAAGACGAAACCCCATGTTGCCATTAACTGAATGTGTTCTCCAATTGGCAACGCTTCGCTATCACTACCAAGGAAAAAGCCCAAAATAGTGCCATCAAAAATCGTCAGCACCGCGATAATTGCACCGGTCAATATCACGTTAAAAATAAGTCCCCATCGCGTGATGTCTGAGACTCTACTCCATTTATTAGCACCGATATTTTGTGCAACCATCGCACTGGCGGCGGCACTGAGCGCCATCGCTGGCATCTGCACGTATGTCCAAAGTTGCTGGGTAGCACTATAAGCGGCGGTCGTCTGTACCCCTTCGCGGTTGATCAGTGACAGCATGGTCAACGCTGCCGAAGAGATAACGATCATTTGCAGACCCATCGGCAACCCTTTTGAAAACATTGACTTTAGGATTTCTCGGTCTGCGCGTAAAAAGCACAGTTCTGGCATCTTAAGTGTCAGCACAGAGCCACGCAGGTACATGGTGATCACCATACCAATAAGTGCTAGTGTGTTTGCGGTGGCAGTTGCGAAAGCTGCGCCAAATATACCCCACTCGGGAAAGGGGCCTAGACCCAAAATCAATGTTGGTGTCAAAATTACATCAAAAACCACCGAGATAATGATAAACCAAAGCGGCGTCGTAGAGTCGCCTGTCCCACGCAGTGCCATCATGATCAGCGTAAACGTGAGTGTGACAGGCATTGCAACGAAAATCATGCGTAGATAGGTCAGAGCAAGATCTACCGCACTGGCTGGCGTGCCAAGCAAATCCAGTAGCATTGGCGCAAATAGCCACCCTACTGCCGACACCACTATACTGATCGGAATAATACTACCGAGCGCCGTTCCCATGGTTCTTTTGACCATAGTCTCGTCACGGCGGCCCATGGCTTGACCAATCAAAATAGTAGACGCCATACCAAAACCAAAAACAAAGGAGATGAGTATAAACATCAAAATGTTGCCGTTCGCTGTCGCGGCGAGCGCCTCTTCCCCTAAAAACCGCCCCACCCAGACAGCATTGATTGAGCCGTTTAACGACTGTAGCGCTGATGATCCAAGTGTTGGCAAGGCAAATAGGAGCATCGTTTTGGCAATTGACCCTTCAGTGAGGTCACGCCGTTTGTCAGTGGCAATGCTGGTGTCGCTCAATGTCTTTCCTTTTGCACCGTTCAATTGGGCTTCGGTTTGTTATAAGAATGCGTCCTAAGAAAGGTGTTAGATAACAGACTTAGGATTGATGGAATAAAAACGCTTATT
This is a stretch of genomic DNA from Psychrobacter alimentarius. It encodes these proteins:
- a CDS encoding aspartate/glutamate racemase family protein; its protein translation is MPNQNQQHPSSQQTTPQYSTQRTLGIIGGMSWESTESYYRLINEGVKAKLGGLHSADLLIHSVDFGPINTLQETGEWEALGSLMVSSSKRLQAAGAQGIMIASNTMHKLFDDVQSATDLPLIHIADATIDAIKAQNLTKIALLGTQFTMTQDFYKQRLIDAGLEVVIPAEDERAEVHRIIKKELCVGEFKDSSRAYYRQVVEALAAQGAEGVILGCTEIGLLITQADSPIPVFDTTAIHAAAAVDFLLSDIGL
- a CDS encoding MATE family efflux transporter — its product is MSDTSIATDKRRDLTEGSIAKTMLLFALPTLGSSALQSLNGSINAVWVGRFLGEEALAATANGNILMFILISFVFGFGMASTILIGQAMGRRDETMVKRTMGTALGSIIPISIVVSAVGWLFAPMLLDLLGTPASAVDLALTYLRMIFVAMPVTLTFTLIMMALRGTGDSTTPLWFIIISVVFDVILTPTLILGLGPFPEWGIFGAAFATATANTLALIGMVITMYLRGSVLTLKMPELCFLRADREILKSMFSKGLPMGLQMIVISSAALTMLSLINREGVQTTAAYSATQQLWTYVQMPAMALSAAASAMVAQNIGANKWSRVSDITRWGLIFNVILTGAIIAVLTIFDGTILGFFLGSDSEALPIGEHIQLMATWGFVFFGIAQVLFGTMRANGYVIWPLVVMAISMYPVRLGFAFGLYPLLGDDALWLSFPAGMVATALMGAGLYVHGGWRKGKKLVAEEAAQGSEGYRVHGGTSASCRDIAPTTVWKLLPLRRITRLHRRLRRRLYRHRMIKSNKG